One Lepus europaeus isolate LE1 chromosome 7, mLepTim1.pri, whole genome shotgun sequence DNA segment encodes these proteins:
- the LOC133764436 gene encoding large ribosomal subunit protein eL27-like, translated as MGKFMKPGKVVLVLAGRYSGCKAVIVKNTDDGTSDRPYSHALVAGIDRYPQKVTAAMGKKKIAKRSKIKSSVKVYNYNHLMPTRYSVDIPLYKTVVNKDVFRDPALKRKARREAKVKFEERYKTGKNKWFFQKLRF; from the coding sequence ATGGGCAAGTTCATGAAACCCGGGAAGGTGGTGCTGGTCCTGGCCGGACGCTACTCAGGATGCAAAGCCGTCATCGTGAAGAACACTGACGATGGCACCTCGGACCGCCCCTACAGCCACGCTCTGGTGGCAGGAATTGACCGCTACCCCCAGAAAGTGACAGCCGCCATGGGCAAGAAGAAAATCGCCAAGCGGTCGAAGATCAAGTCTTCTGTGAAAGTTTATAACTACAATCACCTCATGCCCACCAGGTACTCTGTGGATATTCCCTTGTACAAAACCGTGGTCAACAAGGATGTCTTCAGGGACCCCGCTCTTAAACGCAAGGCCCGACGAGAGGCTAAGGTCAAGTTCGAAGAGAGGTACAAGACCGGTAAGAACAAGTGGTTCTTCCAGAAGCTGCGGTTTTAG